The genomic stretch TTTATTTCTTTGGCCAAATACTAAAAAGTGGCCCAACAAAATTAAGTCAACACCTCCCACCATGCTCCCATCATCACACGTaactcactctctctctgcCTCAACTTTccaatctctctcttcttccttttctccctctctccctccgcCTTTGTTCTACAAAATCACAGCAAACAATTCCCTCAAAACAGAACACACTCCAAATTGAAACTCGGCGTACCCCTCCACAAAATCTCGTCGGCTCCAGTGGTGTCACTGCTGCTGCAGATCCGGCCGTCGCCGCTGGACAGGCGCTGCTGCTTCTTCGTCACCGCCGAGCTCCCGCCGTCTTAGCTCCGTTCACCAACCGCCGCCGACATCTCCTCTCTCTCGTTATTACAACTCATCACCGCTCCCTTCGTCGTCGGCCCACCGCTGCTGTTGtgcccccctctctctctcggttttctTCTCTAActctttgttttattggtattgaatttatgtgtaggaAGATTGtgggattgattggatatatatatatatatatatatatatatatatatatatatatataactgaTAGATATCGATGGATTTGGTGGTCGGATAGATTTTAGGGAGTGGATAGAGGAGTAAATGTTGATAGCAAATGCATTTAGGTTGAACTATAAAGACCGCGCATGCAAGTATTGTGTCATGGTCCCTAAAAAGATACAAAATTCTTAACGGCCTAaggataaaagtaaaatattgtACAAGTTATATATagactaaaattttaaaattcaaggCTTCCTGCTGAGCGAGATGGGTGATGGGTccttgacaaaaaaataaaaatatgataaacagtggcggacgcagaataTTTTCTGGGAGGGGGTTGTACAGTAAATGTTTTTAGTTAATACTTCTTTCGTCCCACAAGAACATGTACCCTTTCTTTTTTAgcccgtcccacaaaaatatacactttctaattttgaaaacacttttctctctaatgagatgagaccgattctccactaataatattttaattattttttctttctatatctctcttactttactaattttgcattaaaatccgtgctgaatctaaattgcatattctttagggacgaagggagtatatacttcTTTCGTCATTtaagaatagagatttctgcaGCGACACGAGTTTTATAGTGAAATTGATATAGTATGAAACATAAATTGATAAACTAGTTGAAATAGTATTAGTTGTAGTGGATGGAATCCACgtcattaattatataatatatgataaaaaggttatcaaaattttaaaatgactaaTAAATCAAAAGATAAATATTTGTCGTTACTGTATTTAACTATATTTAATAAGAGTAGTGAAAACATGTACTTATTtagtcccaactaagttgagttgtattcctcaaatattctaactaagttgtgtcatttcatttttaacaaaaaataaaatatccaatcagtcttactttattccatcatcTATTTTACTCTTCATTtatatttcctactttattccttATCTCCTGCTTTTCAAcaaaatttcttaatctccgtatcCAAAAGTTTCGTCTCAACTTAATTAGGACGGAGGgactaatatttttaaattacagTGCAACAATTAAACATTTGTAAAACACTAAAACGTACTAATAAATGTAGAACATGTGATATGGGTGTAGCCTATAGGCAGGGGACTTGACATTTacaaattttactattattattaatttaattagcctTGGTtatctcatcttcttcttcaagcGGCAACGACAACCATGTTTTTTAAAACTTTCTTCTGCAATTTCAAGTTTCAGCCCCTCCTTCTTATTCAATCTTTTACATTTTAGACTTTAGATATGGTAGTTTGGTGAGGGATAAAGACAATTTTTCAgacattttgaaaatttttgaagtacaaaatataaaaaaaatattaatttgggGAGGACTTAAGCCCTTCCTCCCTTGGCTGTGTGTCCGCCACTGATGATAGAAGTATAGTAATTCCTCACATTGGATCTTtcaaaattactccctccgtccccgaataagagtcgctcatttcctttttgggccgtcccccattaagagtcgctcttcatttttaccataaatggtagtaggtctcacatttcactaacccactccactcacattttattataaaaccaatataaaaaagtgagtcatacattccactaactttttcaaccaacttttctttacatttcttaaaactcgtgcccggtcaaacaatgactcctattaggggacggagggagtatgtttcaCTTTAGAAGAAAGTTTTAAGgacaaaaaacacaaaattatgAGTCGATGTGTATGAGAAATGATAGTTGCACATCGTCCATCCAGCTCTTATTTAATGTTGGTGCCACACCTTAATTTATTCAAAGCATTTCCTTTTGTAGTAAGTAGTAGCAATAAAATTTATCAAGTCCGAAAATCAATGGTCGGGTTGGTCGGCGACCTGAGCATCGCCGTAGCCAGCATCTTCCCCGGATATCTCCTCCAACGACCGGCCCTTGGTCTCAGTGAGCATGAAGGTGAAGCCGAATCCCATCAGATTGGTAATGGCCAAGATGATCATGGCCTTCTTGATCTGCTCGGATTTCCCGTCCTGCGTGAAGTTCTGTATCCCGAAGGCGCCGATCATGGCCCCGGCCTTCCCCGACGCGGCGCTCAGGGCGTGGCACGTCGAGCGCACCCGCGTCGGGAACAGCTCGGCGGGCAGCACGAAGGTCGTGCTGTTGGGGCCGAAGTTGGCGAAGAAGAAGGTGAGGCCGTAGAGTGCCGCAAAGGTCCACTTGTGGTCCTTGTTCTTGAGGTATTCGTACTTCACTCCAATGATGAACATGAACAAAGACATCATGAAGAATCCGACTAGTTGGATGTAGAACCGCCCGATTTTCTCAATGAAGGCAACGGTGAACCAATAGCCCGGGAAGGTCCCGAAGAGAGCGATCACGAACATCGCCCGCGACGTCTCGAACATCTCCCTTAGCGCGCTGACATTTACGGCTTCCTGCGTCAGCCCCATCACTGGGAAAATGTCCTTCTGCGTTAGGTTTTGGCTGTAGAAAGCGATGTCTAGTAAAAACCACGTGGTTGCTGTCCCGATCAAGTGCTTCCCGTGGCGGGTGAAGAACTCGTTCGAAAAAAGCTTGTACTCGTTAGCGGAGTTGAACTGAGCCACCTTCTCCTGCTCCGCGTTGATCTCGATGTCGAGCACGCGCCCCATATCCGCCGCCGCCTGCTTCGCGTTCCCCTCGATCAAGGCCGTGTACCGCCCTGTCTCCGGCATCTTCATCCTCCAGTAGAACGTCAGCAGCGCCGGGAGCGCGCCGATCATCAGCACGATTCTCCACACGTAGTCGGCCTCGGGCTCGGTGGAGAACACGTGATCCTCACTGAAGGCCGGCCCGGCATACATCCCGAGGAAGACCCGAGATATGATCATGGAGACTAAACCGGCGAAGATGATCCCCACGCCTTGCATGGCGAAGACGGCCGCGATGAAGGCGCCGCGGGTCTTTTTATTGGCGTACTCGGACATGATGGTGGCGGAGAGAGGGTAGTCGCCGCCTATTCCGAAGCCGAGCCAGAAGCGGAAGAAGCATAACGTCCCCATGACCACCTGTTTggcaaatgaaataaaaataaataggaGTACTTAAAACAATGAGAGAACTGAAATCAGTGACCTTGGGGCTGTAGCCGAAGGAGAGGCCGGAGCAGATGGCGCAGGAGGCCATGAGGATGAGGGTGACGCCGTAGACTCTCTTGCGGCCGAGCTTGTCGCCCAAATAGCCGAAGAAGAGCTGGCCGCTTAGGGTACCGACGAGGGCGACGCCGATGACCACGTTGTTGACGCTGTGGGGGAGCTTCCCGGGCTTGCCGGTGGTGGGGTCGTAGTAGTAGAGGCGGCCGAGGAGCTTGGAGACGGTGGAGATGCAGAAGAGGTCGTATGCGTCGGTGAAGAATCCCATTCCAGCGATCACAATGGCGGTGACGTGGTACATCTGCGTGCGGGCATTGTCGAGGGCGTTGAGAACCGAGAGGTTGCTGTTTGAGGccattgttatttttattatgttgtGTTAATTAATTCTTGGTGTGTGATGTCCTTATATATATACTCAAATTTATGTCGTCAAAACCAATGATATGTGTTTCAACAAGAAATTGATGGATTGGTGAATGTGGCTGTCACCTGTCTAGGTAGGATATTCAATTGGATTTATAGCGGATGTcgaataaaattattttgtgatttttattttattaccaGGTCATCATGAGTTAGCGATCAGATCACTAAAGGAAATGGGAATTCTTTGTGTTTCATAACTTCATTAGTCCAACCTATAATGGACAACCGGATTATACACTAGATAATTACTACtaaaaattatgattaattgTCTCCCTGCATGTGTCCTTTTAATTTTCGGTAGACAACTTTCAAGACTATCCTAAGAAGATGTTTGTTCTTgaatattgatttattttagtGTTCTATTTATATAGTATTATGTTGACAAAACAGTGGAGTACTTAATTGGCTACGTTATCAACAGTGTGCGATCAAGTCATGTTTAACTTAAACTCATATCTATATAATATtctgttttttctattttaatacgttaatattttatccattaataaagttttaattattttttctttttcttttgtgatCGATATGTCTCTCCTATCTCTCCAAAGGGTATTATTAGTCGAATAATGCTACgcggccacattatggtcagccataaattaattaaataacaaaaaaaattgattttttttcaaatttttggtttaatactacttgattttacttttatatcatcttcattataagttgttcaacatgttagtgttgctctttcgtagtttttgctcaacttattactactgtcatttcttgattgttgctcaacgtatacagtaattcgtgatattaatgtgttttacgtaatggaattcaaagataagtatcaactcacaagtccattcacacacatataagtttacaTCGGTAATTCTagtttttttatacatgtaaattgactaaattaactctttatgggcggccacattatggccatttagcatcactctattAGTCGTGTGTTCCTATGAttgttcttaattttttttgctCTGATTATATTAATGCTAAATACTGTCATGAGCTTGCCAactcacaaataaaaatttataaaaaaatcaaataaaacaaaacatattaatataaagatctaattaaacaaaaatttatttaaaaacctaataaaataaaatgttactCTATATTATTACAACTATGCAAACAATTTGCGTTGCACTGTACAAAAACGTATAAATTTGGATTTTGCGATTGGTTGTAGGGTTCAATTGGAGTGAATTTTTCACCCCAAAAATGGGTTTTAAGTTGCTGTAAAttctaagaccatccacaataaccgcccagcgaccgcccagccgagcgccggcgctgggcggttcgctgggcggtctattgcagccgcccagccgctgactggagagagaaaccgcgcagcgctgggcggtggcgtggcgctgggcggtcggctgggcggtcctttcggcgctattgcagctcccggatcgcccagcgcaccgcccagcgcgaaaattaattttttttttccgaaacactatatatacgcgctttgctcgtcattttcattcgcaccacttgttttaacgagtactctctctatctttctttctgttcaagatcaacaacgggaaatggatctcaacaacgagcctagttccgggagtagcgggtcacaaactccgtcgatccctgtgggaagtggatggggtcaggtgcccgggtactacaacatgtacccatggcagcagatgatgcccggggccccaatgggggggagtccgccgggggggtttccgccgatatcggggtgggtacccgggatgcagatgatgcccgggggagcaccggcgacacagtggactccgggggtcgtaccggcgacagagtggactccgggggtcgtaccggctacacaggggactcctggggggtccccggcgacggcgggggatgtctatcaccctagttttgatttttcgactgggtcttcgcacacatcgacccaaacacccttggggtttgatagtttctccttggatgagttggggtttgatactcTCGGAGCTCCGGAGACTCTAGTTCAGGGGGGGGGGGCAGTGCCggggcgtggcgccccaaagaagaagggcaagaagaaggtcggcgagtcgtcgcagccgggtgaggaggaggtacggaggaggtggacggacgacgagaacgtcgctctcagcaaggcgtgggtgagtgtttgcgacgatcctctcgtttcgaacgagcaaaggatcgtcaacatgtggagCAAGATAGCAGTAGCCtaccagagattttgcccggaggggaggccccgcaacggggaggattgccggaagggctggaaccgaatcagAGCGGcagtctcccgattttcgggtttgtactccaacgcactccgcatgatgagcagtggccaaacggaggatgactgcaggagaatagcggagaaagccttcccagtgaagggtttatacaaggacttcacctactggaactgctatcttgtactgagcgagtccgagaagttccgagtaggtgtcgactctggctggccgaagaagcaacgactgaactacaccggcgattacagcggcagcagcggaggttcccacgacctccccgagacgacgcaggagttccccacgccgcgttcggtcggtggccgacctcgcccgattgggcgcagacgcgctcagcaggcggcgagaagtaacgccggggcttcccaggaggtccagtcggcatccccccttggccaatccacctaggacctcaaattcttcgctcgcgcccaaacacgcgctcagttgatcaagacgatggccgaatggcgggtggcgacggatcccgtggagaagagcgtgtttcaaaccttgctcatgagcctgcaggacgagttggaggctatacggagggagaccggtggcggcggcagcggcggaggcgacggcgatggtggcgacggaggcgacggcgacggaggcgacgacgacggagacgaggagtgaattgtcactcttttttattaatgtattttttttaaattaatgtactttttttaatttattgtacttttttaaattttaatagtattattaaacttttcccgtatatgtctcgtaaattgaattccgtatattgtgtgattgttaattatgtcattttatataattgttattagtgatgtggctgggctatttatgatgtggctaggctatgactgggctatttatgatgtggcaggaggatttttagtgctgatgatgtggcagtggctgggctatggctgggctattcctattgtggatggtctaagaccatccacaataaccgcccagcgaccgcccagccgagcgccggcgctgggcggttcgctgggcggtctattgcagccgcccagccgctgactggagagagaaaccgcgcagcgctgggcggtggcgtggcgctgggcggtcggctgggcggtcctttcggcgctattgcagctcccggatcgcccagcgcaccgcccaccgcgaaaattaatttttttttccgaaacactatatatacgcgctttgctcgtcattttcattcgcaccacttgttttaacgagtactctctctatctttctttctgttcaagatcaacaacgggaaatggatctcaacaacgagcctagttccgggagtagcgggtcacaaactccgtcgatccctgtgggaagtggatggggtcaggtgcccgggtactacaacatgtacccatggcagcagatgatgcccggggccccaatgggggggagtccgccgggggggtttccgccgatatcggggtgggtacccgggatgcagatgatgcccgggggagcaccggcgacacagtggactccgggggtcgtaccggcgacacagtggactccgggggtcgtaccggctacacaggggactcctggggggtccccggcgacggcgggggatgtctatcgccctagttttgatttttcgactgggtcttcgcacacatcgacccaaacacccttggggtttgatagtttctccttggatgagttggggtttgatactctcggagctccggagactctagttcaggggggggcagtgccggggcgtggcgccccaaagaagaaggacaagaagaaggtcggcgagtcgtcgcagccgggtgaggaggaggtacggaggaggtggacggacgacgagaacgtcgctctcagcaaggcgtgggtgagtgtttgcgacgatcctctcgtttcgaacgagcaaaggatcgtcaacatgtggagCAAGATAGCAGTAGCCtaccagagattttgcccggaggggaggccccgcaacggggaggattgccggaagggctggaaccgaatcagggcggcagtctcccgattttcgggtttgtactccaacgcactccgcatgatgagcagtggccaaacggaggatgactgcaagagaatagcggagaaagccttcccagtgaagggtttatacaaggacttcacctactggaactgctatcttgtactgagcgagtccgagaagttccgagtaggtgtcgactctggctggccgaagaagcaacgactgaactacaccgacgattacagcggcagcagcggaggttcccacgacctccccgagacgacgcaggagttccccacgccgcgttcggtcggtggccgacctcgcccgattggACGCAGACGCGCTCAGCAGGCGGCGAGAAGTaacgccggggcttcccaggaggtccagtcggcatccccccttggccaatctaCCCAGGacctcaaattcttcgctcgcgcccaaacacgcgctcagttgatcaagacgatggccgaatggcgggtggcgacggatcccgtggagaagagcgtgcttcaaaccttgctcatgagcctgcaggacgagttggaggctatacggagggagaccggtggcggcggcagcggcgtaggcggcggaggcgacggcgatggtggcggcggcgatggtggcgacggaggcgacggcgacggaggcgacgacgacggagacgaggagtgaattgtcactcttttttattaatgtattttttttaaaattaatgtactttttttaatttattgtacttttttaaattttaatagtattattaaacttttcccgtatatgtctcgtaaattgaattccgtatattgtgtgattgttaattatgtcattttatataattgttattagtgatgtggctgggctatttatgatgtggctaggctatggctgggctatttatgatgtggcaggaggatttttagtgctgatgatgtggcagtggctgggctatggctgggctattgctgggctattcctattgtggatggtctaagaccatccacaataaccgcccagcgaccgcccagccgagtgccggcgctgggcggttcgctgggcggtctattgcagccgcccagccgctgactggagagagaaaccgcgcagcgctgggcggtggcgtggcgctgggcggtcggctgggcggtcctttcggcgctattgcagctcccggatcgcccagcgcaccgcccagcgcgaaaattaattttttttttccgaaacactatatatacgcgctttgctcgtcattttcattcgcaccacttgttttaacgagtactctctctatctttctttctgttcaagatcaacaacgggaaattgatctcaacaacgagcctagttccgggagtagcgggtcacaaactccgtcgatccctgtgggaagtggatggggtcaggtgcccgggtactacaacatgtacccatggcaacagatgatgcccggggccccaatgggggggagtccgccgggggggtttccgccgatatcggggtgggtacccgggatgcagatgatgctcgggggagcaccggcgacacagtggactccgggggtcgtaccggcgacacagtggactccgggggtcgtaccggcgacacagtggactccgggggtcgtaccggctacacatgggactcctggggggtccccggcgacggcgggggatgtctatcgccctagttttgatttttcgactgggtcttcgcacacatagacccaaacacccttggggtttgatagtttctccttggatgagttggggtttgatactctcggagctccggagactctagttcagggggggcagtgccggggcgtggcgccccaaagaagaaggtcggcgagtcgtcgcagccgggtgaggaggaggtacggaggaggtggacggacgacgagaacgtcgctctcagcaaggcgtgggtgagtgtttgcgacgatcctctcgtttcgaacgagcaaaggatcgtcaacatgtggggcaagatagcagtagcctaccagagattttgcccggaggggaggccccgcaacggggaggattgccggaagggctggaaccgaatcagggcggcagtctcccgattttcgggtttgtactccaacgcactccgcatgatgagcagtggccaaacggaggatgactgcaggagaatagcggagaaagccttcccagtgaagggtttatacaaggacttcacctactggaactgctatcttgtactgagcgagtccgagaagttccgagtaggtatcgactctggctggccgaagaagcaacgactgaactacaccggcgattacagcggcagcagcggaggttcccacgacctccccgagacgacgcaggagttccccacgccgcgttcggtcggtggccgacctcgcccgattgggcgcagacgcgctcagcaggcggcgagaagtaacgccggggcttcccaggaggtccagtcggcatccccccttggccaatccacccaggacctcaaattcttcgctcgcgcccaaacacgcgctcagttgatcaagacgatggccaaatggcgggtggcgacggatcccgtggagaatagcgtgcttcaaaccttgctcatgagcctgcaggacgagttggaggctatacggagggagaccggtggcggcggcagcggcgtaggcggcggaggcgacggcgatggtggcggcggcgatggtggcgacggaggcgacgacgacggagacgaggagtgaattgtcactcttttttattaatgtattttttttaaattaatgtactttttttaatttattgtacttttttaaattttaatagtattattaaacttttcccgtatatgtctcgtaaattgaattccgtatattgtgtgattgttaattatgtcattttatataattgttattagtgatgtggctgagctatttatgatgtgacaggaggatttttagtgctgatgatgtggcagtggctgggctatggctgggctattgctgggctattcctattgtggatggtctaaacgAGTCAAGCACTGCCAGCGTCTCCGTTTTCGTGTGTCTGAATAGAATTTGCTCAAATTCCTACTATGAAAGTTTCAAGCATTGCGTGTCGTTTCACTGCCCTCGTACTCCAACCACTTTTTGCTAAATCCAGAGCATTGCCCCGCGCTTCGTGCCGACGTCTTTCTACTGCGTCTACTGAGGCCCCGGAAATGGATGCATTCATGGAAAAGCTCAAGAACTACGAAAAAATCGGTGTTCCTAAGGGAGCCGGTACCGATTCCTGCGACGGTTTCGATTTAGGTAGGATGCGGCGGCTGTTGCACAATCTTGGCAGTCCTCAATCCAAATTCAAGGTAAGGTTTCTGTGAATTCGATTAATACTCATGTTACCGTTTCTCAGCATTCATCTGCCGTAAGGTTTTAGTGAATGGATTTGAGTTGAGGAACAGCCTGATATAGATTGAGTTTATTTTTTAGTAGCACTATTTTAGATTTTGGATTTGTTTAGAAGAAGATTCGATATTGATTTAGGCTATACATATTGCTGGTACAAAAGGGAAAGGATCAACTGCTGCATTTATCTCCAGCATTTTATGTGCCGAGGGGTATTCTGTTGGTTGCTATACCAGGTATGTGTCTGTAACTCACACTATGATTCAGATTATATTGTGGAAGAATCATGATTGTTTTATCATGAAATACAAATGTTTAGCTGCTTAGTTTATAAATACAATCAACTGAAGGTATTGCCTTCTTTCAGCCCACATATACGTAGTATTAGAGAGCGCATAACGCTGGGAGCGAGTGGTGAGGCAGTGCCAGTGAAGTCACTGGATTCACACTTCCACAAAATAAAGGATGAGCTTGATATCGCAATTGAACGTGAAAAAGGGCATCTCAGTCAGTTTGAGGTATGCTCGTGGATAGATATATTTTGCTATCACCTTACTTGAAGATGGTATGTCTTCTGGTTGACTTGTTGGTTGATTGTGATACTGAACTTTATTGTCATTCAATTTATTTGATTGTTAAATCTTGAAATCAAGGTTTTCACCGCCATCGCATTGAGCTTATTTGCCGAAGAGAGAGTTCAATTTGCAGTTGTTGAGGTAAACTTATCTTGTCTGAGCTCTTATACTAACCAACAAGCTTTCTATTTGGTcaattttctttcctttttcagAAGAAAATACATGATTTCAAATTATAATACTATTATAAATGGAAGATATGTCTCTTgattctttttctctctcactAAACTTAATTGTTCTTTACCCTAATCTTGGTGACAGTGTAATTTTAGGTCACCATGTTCTGGAATTAACAGCATATTTCGGGATTCTCTATACCGGCTGTAAATTTTAATTCACTATTAACTTGATCATCTTGTTCCTCTTCTCCACTCCTAAATGCGTGTAATCCGCGTTATATTGTTTGTCGTCTAGCTTTGATTGATAAAGGTGGAAGTCAACATCGTGGAATGGATAACATTTTGATTTCTTATGTCCACCTATAGGCTGGATTGGGTGGCGCTCGGGATGCAACCAATGTATTTACCAGTTCAGATCTGGCAGCAGCAATCATTACCAATATAGGTGAAGAGCATCTAGCTGCACTAGGGGGATCTCTGCAGAGTATTGCTGTGGCTAAATCAGGAATAATTAAAGAAGACCGTCCAGTTAGGTGGTTCTGTACATTATTTCCTTCACAAATATGGTCTTAGTCATATTGTGTTGTCTTCTCTTGGGAGAGAGGCAACAAATAGAC from Salvia splendens isolate huo1 chromosome 4, SspV2, whole genome shotgun sequence encodes the following:
- the LOC121798896 gene encoding low affinity inorganic phosphate transporter 5-like translates to MASNSNLSVLNALDNARTQMYHVTAIVIAGMGFFTDAYDLFCISTVSKLLGRLYYYDPTTGKPGKLPHSVNNVVIGVALVGTLSGQLFFGYLGDKLGRKRVYGVTLILMASCAICSGLSFGYSPKVVMGTLCFFRFWLGFGIGGDYPLSATIMSEYANKKTRGAFIAAVFAMQGVGIIFAGLVSMIISRVFLGMYAGPAFSEDHVFSTEPEADYVWRIVLMIGALPALLTFYWRMKMPETGRYTALIEGNAKQAAADMGRVLDIEINAEQEKVAQFNSANEYKLFSNEFFTRHGKHLIGTATTWFLLDIAFYSQNLTQKDIFPVMGLTQEAVNVSALREMFETSRAMFVIALFGTFPGYWFTVAFIEKIGRFYIQLVGFFMMSLFMFIIGVKYEYLKNKDHKWTFAALYGLTFFFANFGPNSTTFVLPAELFPTRVRSTCHALSAASGKAGAMIGAFGIQNFTQDGKSEQIKKAMIILAITNLMGFGFTFMLTETKGRSLEEISGEDAGYGDAQVADQPDH